From Xanthocytophaga agilis, one genomic window encodes:
- a CDS encoding response regulator transcription factor: MEKPIRVSIVEDIVEVREGLRFLLHQTGEFVCVATYESAETALAGMEDNLPDLLIMDISLPAMNGLDCIRSIKNFYPSVECIVFTIYEDSEQVFEALQAGASGYLLKKTQPHKIIDALKELAAGGSPMSASIARKVVTAFQEKAIQTEEYHLSEREKQILDGLSKGLFYKEIAHQLSIGSGTVRQHIHRIYKKLHVQNRTEAINKVFGR; the protein is encoded by the coding sequence ATGGAAAAGCCAATTCGGGTTAGTATTGTAGAAGATATAGTAGAAGTTCGGGAAGGATTACGCTTTCTTCTCCATCAAACTGGTGAATTTGTCTGTGTAGCCACCTATGAAAGTGCAGAGACGGCACTGGCAGGTATGGAAGATAATCTACCCGATTTACTGATAATGGATATCAGCCTGCCTGCCATGAATGGACTTGATTGCATTCGTTCTATTAAGAACTTTTATCCCTCTGTTGAATGTATTGTCTTTACCATCTACGAAGACAGTGAACAGGTTTTTGAAGCGCTTCAAGCAGGTGCAAGTGGATACCTGCTCAAAAAAACACAACCCCATAAGATCATTGACGCCTTAAAGGAACTGGCAGCTGGTGGTTCTCCCATGAGTGCATCCATTGCGCGAAAAGTAGTCACTGCTTTTCAGGAAAAGGCAATACAAACGGAAGAGTATCATCTTTCTGAACGTGAAAAACAAATTCTGGATGGCCTTTCCAAAGGACTTTTTTACAAAGAGATCGCTCATCAGCTATCCATCGGATCTGGTACAGTCCGTCAGCACATTCATCGTATTTACAAGAAACTCCATGTACAAAACCGCACCGAAGCCATCAATAAAGTTTTTGGAAGATAA